One segment of Rosa chinensis cultivar Old Blush chromosome 6, RchiOBHm-V2, whole genome shotgun sequence DNA contains the following:
- the LOC112169968 gene encoding pentatricopeptide repeat-containing protein At3g29230 produces MALLSFNSICCLSTSPDLQKWNNIIKAQVLEGNAGQAIRSYVKMQRLGLFADNYTFPVLLKAAGNASYLGIGLALHGQILKTGFCDHLFVQTALLKMYSSLGIVAAARKAFDKMPVKDVVAWNSMLYAYASSGQTGNAVQVFDTMPSQDLLSFNIMISGFAGTGSNISARSIFDRIPDKDIVSWNSMILACMNAGDVAEARELFESMPEKNVITWNTMIMGYLNNQVYSKAIEFLDKMKMGNIEPDHLSVTAALSACAHLGSLETGIKIHTYAKLSGQASSPHVATALIDMYAKCGSIHNSLEVFYKFKQKDVYCWNAIISGLALHGFGHAALKIFNQMRADCRVKPDDITFIGVLSACSHGGLVEQGCELFDSMEKQFGITPKAEHYGCMVDLLSRAGLFDSALTLIETMPFEASESILGALLSACVIHQDLENGEKAMKLIVSTKAARSDGEYMMFANLYASCGEWEEAQRWRDMMNESGIEKTAGCSLVEINGRFHKFMAGDENGIVY; encoded by the coding sequence ATGGCTCTTCTGAGCTTCAACTCCATTTGTTGCCTGTCGACTTCGCCGGATCTTCAAAAATGGAATAATATTATAAAGGCTCAAGTGCTCGAGGGGAACGCCGGGCAGGCAATTCGGTCGTATGTAAAAATGCAAAGACTTGGTCTCTTTGCTGATAACTATACATTTCCGGTTTTGCTGAAAGCAGCAGGTAATGCTTCCTATTTGGGTATAGGGTTAGCACTTCACGGACAGATACTGAAAACTGGGTTTTGTGACCATCTTTTCGTCCAAACTGCCCTGCTGAAAATGTATTCTTCTCTTGGAATCGTAGCGGCTGCCCGCAAAGCGTTTGATAAAATGCCTGTGAAAGATGTGGTAGCCTGGAACTCCATGTTATATGCGTATGCTTCTAGTGGGCAGACGGGGAATGCAGTGCAAGTCTTTGATACAATGCCATCACAGGACCTTTTGTCTTTCAATATTATGATCTCTGGGTTCGCAGGGACCGGAAGCAACATATCTGCCAGAAGCATTTTTGATAGAATTCCTGACAAGGACATTGTGTCTTGGAACTCAATGATATTGGCGTGCATGAACGCTGGAGATGTGGCTGAAGCGCGTGAGTTGTTCGAATCGATGCCTGAGAAAAATGTCATAACTTGGAACACAATGATAATGGGTTATCTGAACAATCAGGTTTACTCTAAGGCAATCGAATTCTTGGACAAAATGAAGATGGGAAATATCGAACCGGATCATCTGAGTGTGACTGCTGCTTTATCTGCCTGTGCTCATTTGGGGTCGCTTGAAACTGGCATAAAAATACATACATATGCCAAACTCTCCGGGCAGGCTTCAAGTCCCCATGTAGCAACAGCACTCATAGATATGTATGCCAAGTGCGGAAGCATACACAACTCTTTAGAGGTGTTCTACAAGTTCAAACAAAAAGATGTCTACTGTTGGAATGCCATAATTTCAGGACTTGCTCTTCACGGTTTTGGCCACGCAGCTCTGAAAATCTTCAACCAAATGAGAGCCGATTGTCGAGTAAAACCAGATGATATCACCTTCATTGGGGTTTTAAGTGCTTGCAGCCATGGAGGGTTGGTAGAACAAGGATGTGAATTGTTTGATTCAATGGAAAAGCAATTCGGGATTACTCCAAAGGCAGAGCATTATGGGTGCATGGTCGACCTTCTGAGCAGAGCGGGTCTTTTCGACAGTGCTTTGACACTCATAGAGACAATGCCTTTTGAAGCAAGCGAGTCCATCTTGGGTGCTTTGCTGAGTGCTTGTGTGATTCATCAGGACCTTGAAAATGGGGAGAAAGCAATGAAGCTAATCGTTTCGACCAAGGCTGCTCGGAGCGATGGGGAGTACATGATGTTTGCAAACTTGTACGCGTCATGCGGTGAATGGGAAGAAGCACAGAGATGGAGAGATATGATGAATGAGTCCGGGATTGAAAAGACTGCAGGTTGCAGCTTAGTTGAGATTAATGGAAGGTTTCACAAGTTTATGGCTGGAGATGAGAATGGTATTGTATATTGA